A stretch of Mucilaginibacter terrae DNA encodes these proteins:
- the porT gene encoding type IX secretion/gliding motility protein PorT/SprT, with translation MRIKKAILLSVMLLLSHAGFAQVQAWGGGADENLVSFGFSFQYLLQDYKIVRQDSWRTPIRDPENGKDLTSPITQISSRPSPGFTVGFITRYRVAEHLELRTTPALVFADREINYEFEKKSDALNRQIQTTSIDLPLLLKLRSDRLKNFRAYLLGGVKYSLAVSKGKVDENAAPLQQNILNKRGIGSYEFGIGCDIYFEYFKMSPEIKVANSFNSVLAGNVPLSQPLSKLFLHSIMFSLHFE, from the coding sequence ATGCGCATCAAAAAAGCCATATTATTATCGGTTATGCTGCTTTTAAGCCATGCAGGCTTTGCACAGGTGCAGGCCTGGGGCGGCGGTGCCGATGAAAATTTGGTGAGTTTTGGTTTTAGTTTTCAGTACCTGCTGCAGGATTATAAAATTGTAAGGCAGGATAGCTGGCGTACACCCATACGCGATCCCGAAAACGGCAAGGATTTAACCAGTCCCATTACCCAAATAAGTTCAAGACCTTCGCCTGGCTTTACCGTGGGCTTTATAACCCGCTATCGTGTTGCCGAACACCTGGAACTACGTACCACCCCGGCGCTCGTTTTTGCCGACCGCGAAATAAACTACGAGTTTGAAAAAAAATCGGACGCATTAAACCGGCAAATACAAACCACTTCTATTGATTTGCCATTGTTGCTCAAATTACGGTCAGACAGGTTGAAAAACTTTCGTGCTTATTTGCTTGGCGGGGTAAAATACTCGTTGGCCGTAAGTAAAGGCAAAGTTGACGAAAATGCCGCCCCTTTGCAGCAAAACATTCTCAACAAGCGGGGTATAGGCTCATATGAATTTGGCATCGGCTGCGATATTTATTTCGAATACTTTAAAATGTCGCCCGAAATTAAAGTGGCCAATTCCTTTAACAGCGTATTAGCAGGCAATGTGCCGCTAAGCCAACCACTCAGCAAGCTGTTTTTACATAGCATTATGTTTAGCCTGCACTTTGAGTAG
- a CDS encoding response regulator has product MNNRILLVDDDKLTLNITTIILRKKGYEVETREYANGVLEQIEDFKPNLIILDAKLPDGDGRDICRHIKLSPHLQHIVVLMCSGLMDIMEAYNQQGPPDGILSKPFDMLQFINLIGNKLPLAA; this is encoded by the coding sequence ATGAACAACAGGATATTATTGGTAGACGATGATAAACTTACACTTAATATAACCACCATTATATTGCGTAAAAAAGGCTACGAGGTTGAAACCCGCGAATATGCCAACGGGGTTTTAGAACAAATTGAAGATTTTAAACCCAACCTTATCATACTGGATGCCAAGCTACCTGATGGGGATGGACGCGATATTTGCAGACACATTAAACTATCGCCACATTTACAGCATATTGTAGTACTTATGTGCTCGGGCTTAATGGATATTATGGAGGCCTATAACCAGCAGGGCCCGCCTGATGGAATATTATCCAAACCCTTCGATATGCTGCAATTCATTAATTTAATTGGTAACAAATTGCCCCTGGCAGCCTAA
- a CDS encoding BLUF domain-containing protein produces the protein MKYLVYISTASHLLNEDELLEILQTSRKNNEENNLTGMLLYGEGVFIQVLEGEEDALAKTYHSIERDDRHRSILKMTEGTITERNFPDWRMGFKSTNADDLATFDTYINPRTPGFLGHEKSNAVIGMLKTFANNNRMSV, from the coding sequence ATGAAATATTTAGTTTACATCAGTACGGCAAGTCATTTGCTGAACGAAGATGAGTTGTTGGAAATTCTCCAAACCAGCCGTAAAAACAACGAAGAAAATAACCTTACCGGTATGCTGTTATATGGCGAAGGTGTATTTATACAGGTACTGGAAGGTGAGGAAGACGCACTGGCTAAAACTTACCATTCTATTGAGCGTGACGATAGGCATCGCAGCATTCTTAAAATGACCGAAGGCACCATTACCGAACGTAATTTTCCTGATTGGCGTATGGGCTTTAAAAGCACTAATGCTGATGATCTGGCTACTTTTGATACTTATATCAATCCGCGTACGCCAGGCTTTTTAGGCCACGAAAAATCGAACGCAGTTATTGGAATGCTGAAAACCTTTGCCAATAACAACCGCATGTCAGTATAA
- the ubiE gene encoding bifunctional demethylmenaquinone methyltransferase/2-methoxy-6-polyprenyl-1,4-benzoquinol methylase UbiE, which yields MNKTVTPYQNQQATKKEQVADMFNNISKTYDFLNHFMSLGIDIVWRKIAINELKSLKPKRILDVATGTGDFAFEALSILNPDKIIGVDISAGMLEIAKQKIAKRKLSDKFEVRLGDSEKLSFEADEFDALTVAYGVRNFENLEVGLADMRRVLKPGGKAVVLEFSKPKAFPVKQLYNFYFKYITPGIGRIFSKDARAYSYLPESVAAFPDGKDFVKLMEKVGFKNTKNRPLLFGICSVYTGVK from the coding sequence ATGAACAAAACCGTAACGCCGTACCAAAACCAGCAGGCAACCAAAAAAGAGCAGGTAGCCGATATGTTTAACAACATATCAAAAACCTACGATTTTTTAAATCATTTTATGTCGCTGGGTATTGATATTGTTTGGCGTAAAATAGCTATAAACGAGCTTAAATCTCTTAAGCCAAAACGTATATTGGATGTGGCCACCGGCACCGGCGATTTTGCCTTCGAAGCCCTGTCTATCCTTAATCCCGATAAAATCATAGGTGTTGATATTTCGGCCGGAATGCTCGAAATTGCAAAGCAAAAGATTGCTAAACGCAAACTGAGCGATAAGTTTGAGGTGCGCCTGGGCGATTCGGAAAAGCTGTCTTTTGAGGCCGATGAATTTGACGCCCTTACCGTAGCATATGGGGTGCGTAACTTTGAAAATCTTGAAGTTGGCCTGGCCGATATGCGCCGTGTGCTAAAACCCGGTGGAAAAGCGGTAGTGCTGGAGTTTTCAAAACCTAAGGCGTTTCCGGTTAAGCAATTGTATAACTTTTACTTTAAATACATTACACCGGGCATAGGCCGGATATTTTCAAAAGACGCGCGGGCTTACTCTTACCTTCCTGAGTCGGTTGCGGCATTTCCCGATGGTAAAGATTTTGTAAAGCTGATGGAGAAAGTAGGCTTTAAAAACACGAAGAACAGACCTTTGCTTTTCGGCATTTGTTCGGTATATACAGGTGTAAAATAA
- a CDS encoding SGNH/GDSL hydrolase family protein, with the protein MNKLFCTILLSLGSFACFAQQITVKNDDEHIHYMGRVDVRTDSTMLSWSGNSVKINFNGTGVKAMLKDQAGLNYYNVIVDGQVAQKFKAETQKQWYTLASGLTAGPHSLELYKLSEWAFGQTWFYGLNLDEGTQLLTAPETKKRKIEFYGNSITCGYGNLDTTKQDRGTSPFEDNYQSYAAITARHFDAEYSCIAKSGIGIMVSWFPLIMPEMYNRLDANDSTSKWDFSKYTPDVVVVNLFQNDSWIIAQAKHEQYKARFGNKAPTPDDIISVYQAFISIIRLTYPKAQIICALGSMDATRDGSAWPGYVRQAVKNLKDKNIYSLMFPYKNTGGHPSLKEHKVMADQLIGFIEKNVKW; encoded by the coding sequence ATGAATAAACTGTTTTGTACCATACTACTCAGCTTGGGCTCGTTTGCATGTTTTGCGCAGCAAATTACCGTTAAAAATGATGATGAGCACATCCATTACATGGGCCGGGTTGATGTAAGGACGGATAGTACGATGCTGTCATGGTCGGGCAATAGCGTAAAGATAAATTTTAATGGCACCGGCGTAAAAGCCATGCTTAAAGACCAAGCAGGACTTAATTACTACAACGTAATTGTTGACGGACAGGTAGCTCAAAAATTTAAAGCCGAAACACAAAAGCAGTGGTATACGCTGGCATCGGGCTTAACGGCGGGGCCGCACAGTTTGGAATTGTATAAACTATCGGAGTGGGCATTTGGGCAAACCTGGTTTTATGGTTTAAATTTAGATGAAGGCACGCAACTGTTAACCGCCCCTGAAACTAAGAAGCGTAAAATTGAGTTTTATGGCAACTCCATTACCTGTGGCTACGGCAACCTCGATACCACTAAACAGGATAGAGGAACATCGCCGTTTGAAGATAATTACCAAAGCTACGCAGCTATTACGGCCCGCCATTTTGATGCTGAATACAGCTGTATTGCCAAAAGCGGCATTGGAATTATGGTAAGCTGGTTTCCGCTCATTATGCCCGAAATGTATAACCGTTTAGATGCCAACGATTCAACCAGCAAATGGGATTTTAGCAAATATACGCCCGATGTGGTGGTGGTTAACCTCTTTCAAAACGACTCGTGGATTATTGCTCAAGCTAAGCATGAGCAATACAAAGCTCGTTTTGGTAACAAAGCACCTACTCCTGATGATATTATAAGTGTTTACCAGGCATTCATAAGTATCATCCGTTTAACCTATCCTAAAGCTCAAATTATTTGCGCCTTAGGCAGCATGGATGCCACCCGCGATGGTTCGGCATGGCCGGGATATGTGCGGCAGGCGGTTAAGAATTTGAAGGATAAGAACATCTATTCATTGATGTTTCCCTACAAAAACACGGGCGGTCACCCCAGCTTAAAAGAACATAAGGTAATGGCCGACCAGTTAATTGGCTTTATTGAGAAGAATGTAAAGTGGTAG
- a CDS encoding Crp/Fnr family transcriptional regulator codes for MDEPLALILNNVGKHVNLTPAEKNIFTAMLQPKQLKRKQHWVASGDICRHSAFVISGCLRGYTVDNNGYEHVLSFAPRDWWMADMYSLLTHQPGNLNIEALEDTEILMLPKSSQEDLYQQVPKFERVFRILAEKSLVAYQQRLIDNLSLPAAERYDRFCKRYPTLIYHLPQKQIASYIGVTPEFFSKMRKGL; via the coding sequence ATGGACGAGCCCTTAGCCCTGATTTTAAACAACGTTGGTAAACACGTTAACCTTACCCCTGCCGAAAAAAATATTTTTACGGCCATGCTGCAACCCAAACAACTTAAACGCAAGCAGCATTGGGTAGCCAGCGGTGATATTTGCCGCCATTCGGCCTTTGTAATATCAGGTTGTTTGCGCGGTTACACGGTTGATAATAATGGCTATGAACATGTGCTCAGTTTTGCCCCACGCGATTGGTGGATGGCCGATATGTACAGCCTGCTCACCCACCAGCCCGGCAACCTAAACATTGAGGCATTAGAAGATACCGAAATTTTGATGCTCCCTAAAAGCAGCCAGGAAGATTTGTACCAGCAGGTGCCAAAATTTGAACGTGTGTTCCGTATACTGGCCGAAAAATCGCTGGTAGCCTACCAGCAGCGCCTTATTGATAACCTAAGCCTGCCCGCCGCCGAGCGTTACGACCGTTTTTGTAAACGCTACCCTACCCTTATTTATCATTTGCCGCAAAAGCAAATAGCATCATACATTGGTGTTACGCCCGAGTTTTTTAGTAAGATGAGGAAGGGGCTGTAA
- a CDS encoding fatty acid desaturase, which produces MAFIDTVLEQPSYGWTDGNGELSKPTTGQIFKEFFKRLNVFRDKKNWLSFTSWMMIVGLAIPLCFFIFKFFSFSLLFIAFAYSMIVMGSHGTVWYHRYCTHRAYKFRNPVWRFITQNITLKIIPEEIYVISHHVHHAKSDQPGDPYNAQGGFLYCFLADVNHQPIARNMDEKAYGRCVKLMGHTGQVSNSYAMYQKWGTLANPLRTIGGILLNWGFWYFVFFMIGGHALACTIFGAAGFWAVGVRTFNYEGHGKGEDKRREGTDYNKADMSVNQLWPGYVAGEWHNNHHLYPKSARSGFLPHQLDLAWCYIKLLNLMGGVTEYHDSKKKFLKDYYKPHQETKVLAKPLILETVK; this is translated from the coding sequence ATGGCTTTTATTGATACAGTGTTAGAGCAACCCTCTTACGGGTGGACAGACGGGAATGGGGAATTATCAAAACCAACTACGGGCCAAATATTTAAAGAGTTTTTTAAACGCCTTAACGTATTCAGAGATAAAAAAAACTGGTTGTCTTTTACCAGTTGGATGATGATTGTTGGCCTGGCCATACCGCTATGCTTCTTCATCTTTAAATTTTTTAGTTTTTCGTTACTATTCATTGCGTTCGCTTACAGCATGATCGTTATGGGTTCGCATGGTACAGTTTGGTATCACCGTTATTGTACACACCGTGCTTATAAATTCCGTAACCCGGTTTGGCGCTTTATTACGCAAAACATCACCCTCAAAATTATACCCGAAGAAATTTACGTGATTTCGCATCACGTGCATCATGCCAAGTCTGACCAGCCAGGCGACCCATACAATGCACAAGGCGGATTTCTATATTGCTTTTTGGCCGATGTTAATCATCAGCCCATTGCCCGCAATATGGATGAGAAAGCCTACGGCCGTTGCGTAAAGCTAATGGGGCACACTGGTCAGGTATCAAACAGTTATGCGATGTACCAAAAATGGGGAACATTAGCTAACCCGTTGCGCACCATTGGCGGCATTTTGCTAAACTGGGGTTTTTGGTACTTCGTGTTTTTTATGATAGGAGGGCATGCACTAGCTTGTACCATATTTGGAGCAGCCGGCTTTTGGGCCGTGGGTGTACGTACTTTTAATTACGAAGGCCATGGCAAAGGTGAAGACAAACGCCGCGAAGGAACGGATTACAATAAGGCAGATATGTCTGTAAACCAGCTTTGGCCGGGCTATGTAGCCGGCGAATGGCATAATAACCACCACTTATATCCTAAAAGCGCCCGTTCGGGGTTTTTGCCTCACCAGTTAGATTTGGCGTGGTGCTACATTAAGCTTTTAAATTTAATGGGCGGTGTGACTGAATACCATGACTCTAAAAAGAAATTTTTAAAAGATTATTACAAGCCGCACCAGGAAACGAAAGTTTTGGCCAAACCATTGATATTAGAAACTGTAAAATAA
- a CDS encoding SIP domain-containing protein, whose amino-acid sequence MQSHTLQRLKKKAAGLIEGRLLKTGRVLDIRKWEPSTIIEIDLHLPQTTMDSWHEVPYIKCKVADFTYRDYTPSGWDAETQTCTLYVDAGHNGAGSKWAQQLQNGDTVSYAGTNSTRQMPSTTSSVICLGDESSIGHLLAMQQLTLPGTRFSGAVVMGNPEHRNQFKEYFRSPLQPIARNDVYGHHSLTEWLLQQSYNLQNTFFYIVGNNTMVVELRKLLKKQGYNSNQIKSQGFWS is encoded by the coding sequence ATGCAAAGCCATACTCTACAACGCTTAAAGAAAAAAGCAGCCGGCTTAATTGAAGGCCGCCTGTTAAAAACCGGTCGTGTACTTGATATACGCAAGTGGGAACCATCAACCATCATAGAAATTGACCTGCACCTGCCACAAACCACTATGGATAGCTGGCATGAGGTGCCCTACATTAAATGCAAGGTAGCCGATTTTACCTATCGCGATTATACCCCATCGGGCTGGGATGCCGAAACTCAGACTTGCACCCTGTATGTTGATGCCGGGCATAACGGAGCTGGCAGTAAATGGGCACAGCAATTGCAAAATGGCGATACCGTTAGTTATGCGGGTACCAATTCAACCCGCCAAATGCCCAGTACTACCTCATCGGTTATATGCCTGGGCGATGAAAGCAGTATAGGCCACTTACTGGCCATGCAGCAACTTACCCTGCCTGGCACCCGTTTTTCGGGCGCGGTGGTTATGGGCAACCCCGAGCACCGCAATCAGTTTAAAGAGTATTTTCGCTCACCGCTGCAGCCTATTGCCCGCAATGATGTGTATGGCCATCATAGCTTAACCGAATGGCTTTTACAGCAATCGTACAACTTGCAAAACACTTTTTTTTACATTGTAGGCAACAACACCATGGTAGTTGAGCTGCGCAAACTGTTAAAAAAACAAGGATACAACTCAAACCAGATCAAAAGCCAGGGCTTTTGGTCGTAA
- a CDS encoding class I SAM-dependent methyltransferase encodes MLNLRTYLFPAVFLFCCCTQPASRHQTEQKAAQQKDTVYTYKKPAKNGIGKVYKGREIAQVMGFSGAGWLERDTRNQEENVQLAVENLPVNKNSIVADIGAGTGFYTFRISPKVSKVYAIELQDEALDYLKLRSKELKQKNVEVVKGEEKAPNLPNSSVDLALMVDVYHELEFPQEYLQALYKSLKPGGKIVMLEYRGEDPEVPIKELHKTTEKQITKELAANGFSFVEDKNGLPMQHFLIYQKK; translated from the coding sequence ATGTTAAATTTAAGGACTTACCTCTTCCCTGCTGTTTTTTTGTTTTGCTGCTGTACGCAACCCGCGTCAAGGCATCAAACCGAGCAAAAAGCGGCGCAGCAAAAAGATACCGTTTACACTTATAAAAAACCGGCTAAAAACGGTATAGGCAAAGTTTACAAAGGTCGCGAAATTGCCCAGGTAATGGGTTTTAGCGGTGCCGGATGGCTTGAGCGCGACACCCGCAACCAGGAAGAAAACGTACAACTGGCGGTAGAAAATTTACCAGTTAACAAAAACAGCATAGTAGCTGATATTGGTGCCGGAACCGGATTTTACACCTTTCGTATATCACCCAAGGTAAGTAAGGTTTATGCAATCGAGTTACAAGATGAAGCATTAGACTACCTAAAACTCCGGAGTAAAGAACTTAAACAAAAAAACGTTGAAGTGGTAAAAGGTGAAGAAAAAGCCCCTAACCTACCCAACAGCAGTGTAGACCTGGCCCTAATGGTCGACGTTTACCACGAGTTGGAATTTCCGCAGGAATACCTCCAGGCATTATATAAATCACTTAAACCCGGCGGCAAAATTGTAATGCTCGAGTACCGCGGAGAAGATCCTGAAGTACCCATTAAAGAACTGCACAAAACCACCGAAAAACAAATTACCAAAGAACTTGCCGCCAACGGCTTTAGTTTTGTTGAAGATAAAAACGGCTTGCCCATGCAGCATTTCCTCATCTATCAAAAAAAATAG
- a CDS encoding AraC family transcriptional regulator, whose amino-acid sequence MKHIPIHRLSERAGIGVEVRHTSDGGKYLQEAQKLGAHRDDHYIFFMVEEGHGSLVVDFEEVLLKRRTIYYMLPGQVHHKINNSHIEGWFLAVDTLLVPKDFRRIFENQLLLQQPYNLDDKHYQQCHTLLKLIHNHYNNNTESVFYKDIMHSLLNSFIGMVACGYEVLNNTGKKQQRPSQIMQDFKNILNENFKTQKRPAAYASMLNISESYLNEALKNTTGLPVSYWIINEVMLEAKRLLYHTNLNVKQIAHEVGYDDHTYFSRLFKKTSGVTPLAFKATYRK is encoded by the coding sequence ATGAAACACATTCCCATACACCGTCTTAGCGAACGTGCAGGAATTGGCGTGGAGGTACGCCATACATCTGACGGCGGCAAGTACCTTCAAGAGGCACAAAAATTGGGCGCTCACCGTGATGATCATTACATATTTTTCATGGTAGAAGAAGGTCATGGCTCACTTGTGGTAGATTTTGAGGAGGTTTTACTAAAAAGACGAACTATTTACTACATGCTACCCGGCCAGGTACACCACAAAATAAATAACTCACACATTGAGGGCTGGTTTTTAGCCGTAGATACCCTGCTGGTACCTAAAGATTTCAGGCGGATATTTGAGAACCAGCTTTTGCTGCAACAGCCTTATAACTTGGATGATAAGCATTACCAGCAATGCCACACCCTCTTAAAACTCATTCACAACCATTATAACAACAATACCGAATCGGTATTTTATAAAGACATCATGCACTCGTTGCTTAACTCTTTCATAGGCATGGTTGCGTGCGGCTACGAGGTGTTGAACAATACGGGCAAAAAGCAACAAAGGCCTTCGCAAATTATGCAGGATTTTAAAAACATCCTGAATGAAAACTTTAAAACCCAAAAGCGGCCGGCGGCTTATGCCTCCATGCTTAACATATCAGAGTCGTACCTTAACGAAGCCCTGAAAAATACAACAGGCTTGCCCGTATCTTACTGGATAATTAACGAGGTAATGCTCGAAGCTAAGCGCCTTTTATATCACACAAACCTGAATGTGAAGCAAATTGCACATGAAGTTGGCTATGATGACCATACTTACTTTTCGCGCTTGTTTAAAAAAACCAGCGGAGTAACTCCTTTGGCGTTTAAAGCCACTTACCGCAAATAA
- a CDS encoding arginine decarboxylase, which yields MQSYQEFLDLSVGFPQEGFEIIDDELYFHDLNLMEMIETYGTPLRFTYVPIISKKIQQAKLMFQQAIIKNNYRGSYKYCYCTKSSHFKHVVEEALRNDIHLETSSAFDMPMIDALEKKGVVSKDITVICNGFKTYQYKQYIVDMLHDGFSNIIPVLDNKEEFNIYDDEIELDTPCNLGIRIASEEQPDSQFYTSRLGIRMEDVIDLYYNKIEKNPNFRVKLLHFFINSGISDTPYYWNELERYVTLYCKFKKINPDLDTLDIGGGMPFKDSLVFDFDYEYMINEIVSRIKEICAEHDVEEPDIITEFGKYTCAEASGILYKVLGRKQQNDREKWLMLDGSFITNLPDVWALNQKYILLPINNWDSEYERVNLGGITCDGQDYYNQEAHMNSVYMPKTRKVQYLGFFHTGAYQEVLSGYGGIHHCLLPSPKHVLVRRNRDETFNFEVFGEEQNSKQVLKILGYTA from the coding sequence ATGCAAAGTTACCAGGAGTTTCTGGACCTGAGCGTGGGTTTCCCACAAGAGGGCTTCGAGATCATAGATGATGAGTTATACTTTCATGACCTGAACCTGATGGAAATGATTGAGACCTATGGTACGCCGTTAAGGTTTACCTATGTGCCAATTATTTCTAAGAAGATTCAGCAGGCAAAACTGATGTTTCAGCAGGCCATCATCAAAAACAATTACCGTGGCAGCTATAAATACTGCTACTGCACCAAAAGTTCGCACTTTAAACACGTGGTTGAAGAGGCTTTACGCAACGATATTCACCTCGAAACATCGTCGGCTTTTGATATGCCGATGATTGATGCATTGGAGAAAAAAGGTGTGGTAAGCAAAGACATTACGGTAATTTGTAACGGTTTTAAAACCTACCAGTACAAGCAGTACATTGTTGATATGCTGCACGATGGTTTCAGCAATATCATCCCGGTGCTTGATAACAAGGAAGAGTTCAATATTTATGATGATGAAATTGAGCTGGATACCCCTTGTAACCTGGGCATCCGCATAGCATCTGAGGAGCAGCCCGATTCGCAGTTTTATACCTCGCGTTTAGGTATCCGCATGGAGGATGTGATCGATCTTTATTATAACAAGATCGAAAAAAATCCTAACTTCCGCGTAAAGCTGCTGCATTTCTTTATTAACTCGGGTATATCAGATACGCCTTATTATTGGAATGAGTTAGAGCGCTACGTTACGCTGTATTGCAAATTCAAAAAGATCAATCCTGACCTGGATACCCTGGATATTGGCGGTGGCATGCCGTTTAAAGATTCGCTGGTTTTTGATTTTGATTACGAATACATGATCAACGAGATCGTGAGCCGTATTAAAGAGATTTGCGCCGAGCACGATGTAGAAGAACCGGATATTATTACCGAATTTGGTAAATACACCTGCGCCGAGGCTTCGGGCATTTTATACAAGGTATTGGGCCGTAAACAGCAAAACGATCGCGAAAAGTGGCTGATGCTGGATGGTTCGTTTATTACCAACCTGCCCGATGTTTGGGCACTTAACCAAAAATACATTTTGTTGCCCATTAATAACTGGGATTCTGAGTACGAACGCGTGAATTTAGGCGGTATTACCTGTGACGGCCAGGATTACTACAACCAGGAAGCTCACATGAACAGTGTGTATATGCCTAAAACCCGTAAGGTGCAATATTTGGGCTTTTTTCATACCGGGGCATACCAGGAGGTATTGAGCGGTTACGGTGGTATACACCACTGCCTGCTGCCATCGCCCAAGCATGTGCTTGTACGCCGCAACCGCGATGAGACCTTCAATTTTGAGGTGTTTGGCGAGGAACAGAACAGTAAACAAGTGTTGAAAATATTAGGTTACACAGCATAA
- a CDS encoding iron chaperone encodes MKAETPADIDAYLATFPKATQAILQQVREIIQKAAPEATEAISYAMPTFKLNGNLVHFAGYANHIGFYATPTGNSEFAEELSKYKTGKGSIQFPINELMPLDLITRIVKFRVEQNLLKGKKTKG; translated from the coding sequence ATGAAAGCAGAAACTCCCGCTGATATTGATGCCTATTTAGCCACCTTCCCTAAGGCTACGCAAGCTATATTGCAACAGGTGCGCGAGATTATTCAGAAAGCTGCTCCAGAGGCTACCGAGGCCATTAGTTACGCCATGCCTACCTTTAAGCTGAATGGCAATTTGGTACATTTTGCAGGCTACGCCAACCACATTGGCTTTTATGCCACGCCAACTGGTAACAGTGAGTTTGCCGAAGAGCTATCGAAATATAAAACCGGTAAAGGCTCTATACAGTTTCCTATAAACGAGCTAATGCCTTTAGATTTAATTACCCGGATTGTAAAATTCAGAGTGGAGCAAAATCTTTTAAAAGGTAAAAAGACGAAGGGTTAA